A region of the Clostridium estertheticum subsp. estertheticum genome:
ATTATAGAAGCACATAACGGCCATATGGAAGCATTTAACAACTCAGTCGGTGGAGCAACTTTTAAATTTAGTTTACCTATAATAAGGAGTGATGGTAATGAATATAAAGCCTTTGATCTTAATAGTTGAAGACGATAAACCTATTCAAAAATTTATGAAAATTTCCCTTGAGGCACAGGGATATAAGTGTATGGAAACTGAGTCTGGGAATACGGCTATAACACTTATTTTTTCGCATAACCCAGATATAATAGTTTTGGACTTAGGGCTACCGGATATTGATGGACTCGATGTTATAGAGAAGGTAAGGGAATTTACAAAAGCTAAAATTATAGTCGTTTCAGCTCGTGGACATGAAAGAGAAAAGGTTGAGGTCTTAGATAGAGGGGCAGATGATTATTTGACTAAGCCATTTAGTGTAGCAGAATTTTTAGCTAGAATTAGAGTGGCATTAAGACATTTTAATCAAAATATTAATTTACAAGGAAATGAGTTATCTGTATTTGTGGTTAAGAATCTAAAGATAGATTTTGAAAAACGCAGAGTTACAATTTTAGATAAAGAAATACATTTAACGCCAATGGAGTATAAATTAATTGAGTTAATGTCAAAACATTCAGGACGGGTTTTAACTCATAGGTTCATAGTTGATGAGATTTGGGGGAATTATTTTGAAAATGATACACATTCGCTTAGAGTATTCATGGCCAATATAAGAAGAAAAATAGAAAGTGATCCTGCGCAGCCACAATATATATTAACGGAGGTTGGAGTAGGGTATCGTTTAATTGATGAATAATAATTTTTTAAGTATGTAACAAAGTTCATTCTACACCCTAACTTACTATTTTATTAATAAATTATGGAGAAAGAAGTTTAAAAGCCAATAATTGCTAATTATAGCTCTGTGTGTTATTATGTTCAGATGATAAAAACTTATAAACATAATATATAAATAGAATGTTATGTAGGGGGAATGGAGAATTGAATAAAAAATTAAATTCAGTTATGATGGCACTTGTAGTAATCATGTGTTTTAGTTTTACTAGCGTATATGCGGATTCCACGTCAGATAAGGCAAATATTCAGCAGGTTAAGGTTCAAAGAAGAAATCTTGAAAGTAAAGTAGAGATAATGAATAGTCAGCTTAAAACAATTATGGCTAAAATCAATAAGAATGAAACAAATATAACTATAGCGCAAAAAGATATTAAGCAAACAAAAGTGAAGCTTGTAAAAGCAGAGGTTGATATCAAAGCAGAACAGATCATTTTTGATAAAAGAATGAGAGCAATGTATATGAATGGCTCAGCAAGTTACATAGACATTATGCTAGGTGCAGATGGTATAGATGATTTCATATCTAGATTAGAAAATATCAAAACAATAGTAAACTTTGATCAAAAGGCTATTGGTGATATGAAAACAAAAGAGGCGTCAATTAATTTAAAGAAGGTAGCGCTAGAAAAAGGGAATACAAAGTTGCTTTCTTTAAGAGCTGATAACAAAGAGGATTTGGCTATTTTAACAAAACAAAAATCTGACCAAAATCTATTGGCGTTAAAACTAGATGCTCTGGAAAACAAGTATGGTGCACAATTAGTAATAGATGAGGCAATTGTAGCGAGACAAGCTTTAGAAGCTAAACAAGTGGGCAAAAGTGTCAAGGCGAGTAGTTCTAATACAGTACAAGATAGTAATATAGTAATCAAAAATGCAGCAATTAAATACACAGCAAGTGATTTGGACTTGCTAGCTAGGTTAATAACTGCAGAAGCTGGAGGAGAATCTTATAATGCTCAGGTTGCTGTTGGTGCAGTAGTTATAAATAGGGTTAGAAGTGGCAGTTTTCCAAACTCTATAAGTGCTGTTATCAATGATAAGGCAAATGGAGTATATCAATTTACACCAGTACTTAATGGTAACATTAATAGAACTGCACAGGCGGGGACCATGAAGGCTGCTATTGAAGCACTTAGCGGAACTGATCCGACTAATAATTCAATGTACTTTTATAGTGGAAGTACTCCTCCGGGTTCACCAAAATCAGCTTCTATAAGAATAGATCATTTAACATTTCTTGGCATGTAGTAAAACTGCATATAAAATATAGATAGTATATGCCCAAAAGGGAGTTCACTTTGTGAACTCCCTTTTAAAAGTCGAATGAAATTTTATTCGCAAAGATATATTCAATATCTTTATTGATTTTAAAAAAAATGAAAGTACATTAAAAATTTTAAATAGGGAAGTATAACTATAATATTAAGATTTTTTAGTATAAGTAATTATTTAATATCGAAAAGATATAAAGGGAGGAATATTCATGAATTGCTCAAAAATAAAAGAAATTAATGGAATAGATCATGTTGGAGATGTCCCAAGTGCGAAGAAAGGTATAATTGATTTTCTTTCTGGTGAGGACAGATTTAAAGATTCAGTACCAAAAGAGACACTTAATTCATACAAAAAAGGTCGCGAAATAGCAGTAGAAATTGAAAATATATTAAATGGTGATCAAAGAGCTTATTAAATTTTAATATTTTATAAAAATAGGTACAGAATTTTAATTCTGTACCTATTTTTATACAGCTAATCTACAATATTATTTTATTAAAACTTTTGAACGTTAGATGCTTGAGGTCCTTTTAGACCATCGACTACATCAAATTGAACTTCCTCACCCTCATGTAAATCTTTTCTTGGTCCTTCTTCTTTTATGGATAAATGGTGAACAAATACATCTTCACCGTCTTGAGCAGATATAAATCCATAACCTCTGTTAGCATCATACCATTTTACAATACCTGTTATCATAAATTTCATCCCCCTTGTTATTTATTATGTGATAATTTAGAACGTTTAGTAAATCTGTCATTATTTGCGTCTATTTTCTCACCATTTTCAATTCCAATGTCACCTCCATCATGTGGGAACATCTTTCTTAGTTCAGCATTACTTTTCTTATCAGATTTTAAGTGACTTTTATTGTTGTCCATAAATAGACCTCCTTTATTTTCTTATACAATATTAATATTTCCCTAATATTATAAAAATATATGTTCAAAAAAAATTATTAAAAATTGTATCGGATTCAAAAGCATATAAAATATTTTTGAAAAAATTATCTAAGGGTAGAGCCACTCTTACACAACCATCATATTATGAATTACAGATGAAGGCATGTATTTCAAGTTATTTCAAAAATGCTACATCTATGTATAAACTAATATATTGTTTTTAATATAGAACAAAATTAAACAAACAGGAGAGATGATAAAATGAGTGTTAGACATTATGTACTTGCTGCTACTGACGGTTTTATAGAACTTCCTACATCGCCCGAGCTACCACCTGTAGAGACAGAGCGTAGGAAAGTGTATGTATTTGGTTTTGTTGGTGGTCTATTTAAGATTAATAATAAAGTGGTTAATGAGGACCTTGATTGGACAAACCCATCTAACTTTCCCAAATTTAAAGAATTAATAGGAACTGCCACGATACCCTCACCTATGGTCTGTGGAAAAATTGGTGACAAAGTGTATATAACTTTAATAAATTTAGGAATGCCAACTGCAGGTATCATGGATACTCACACTGTTCATATGCATGGGGCTCATGTAGCCACTCAGGTGGATGGCTTTCCAGAAACATCTTTTGGAGTTCCAATGTGGATGGATTTTGATAGAAAACCACCTGTAGCGACTTATCTTTTCGATACTCAGCATGCAGGAACCTATATGTATCATTGCCATGTTGAAGCATCTGAGCATATCCAAATGGGCATGTATGGAGGCCTTGTTGTATACCCATCCATGAAAAGTCTTGCATTAGCAGGCATAACAAAATCACCAGGATGTGGATGGCTATATAAAGGAAAACTACAAGAGCATATTTCTAAAACTGCTACAAATAGAAATTTTGCATACAATGATATACGTTCATATTTTGATAAGGAATATGTAATGTTACTTTCAGATATAGATACCAGATGGCATGATAGCGTTGAGGCAGGTGGTAATTTTAATCCTGTAGATTTTAAACCTGACTTTTGGCTTGTAAATGGTCGTGCTTTTCCAGATACGTTACTTCCACACCCACTAACTTCAAAAGTTGGAAGTGGCAAAAAGGTTTCTCCGATTAACTATGAATCCTATGTGCATGTAAAAACAGGAGAGATGTTCCTGCTTAGAATGATTAATATGGGGTATCAGGTTGTACCGTGGCATATACACGGATGGCATTTTACAGTAGTAGGCAAGGATGCTGAACCAAGTCCATTTTTAATAATATCTGAAAAACTAGAATTACATGGACATGAGGGACTTGAAAGAGGTTTTACAGCTACAATAGGTTCAGGAGAAACATTTGACCTATTAATAGAGGCTGAAGATAAAAGACCAGAATATAGAAACTATATTGTAAATGGACAAGATTGTATAGCTTCAGTGTGCAAACAAATGCGTAAAATTAATATTATAGATCCTAATGCAATAGCGGACATTCCTACCCAGCCAGTAAACATTAATAATATACAAACAGTTAATTATGTAGAGATATGTAATGAACCTTCATGTGATAATGATAATTTTTTTCCTCAATTTTATCCTATGCACAATCATGATGACTATAAAGTTACTAACAATGGAGTCTATCCAGGAGGGCAATTGACCTATATTCAAACGGATGCTCCTGATAAGAAGCCTTGTCATACCAATGAGTAAATTTTAAATTAATAATGTATTAAAAACTTAAGTTAATTATTCTTTGCTCTACCTCATTAATAAGTACTAGTACTTATTAATGAGGTAGAGATTTTGTTTTATATTAATAGTGAAATCCTTATAGAATCCTTATAATTTCTTAGTATTATAAAACTATAGTAAACGAAAGGAAGATGATTAAGATTATGAATAATTATATTTTACAAACAAAAAATCTTTGCAAGACTTTTAAAAAACAGCGTGCAGTAAACAACATTTCACTGTCCATTGAGAAAAATTCTGTCTATGGATTGCTAGGACCAAATGGGGCTGGAAAATCAACTTTACTAAAAATGATTACAGGAATGCTTCATCCAACATCAGGAGAAATTATTTTTGAGGATCATGCTTGGAGCAGGAATGATCTTTCTAATATAGGAGTTTTGATTGAATCTCCACCTCTTTATGAAAATCTTACGGCGATAGAAAACCTCAAAGTACGAACTATTCTTTTAGGACTTCCAGATTCTCGTATTAAAGAAGTATTAGAAACGGTTGATTTGAAAAACACAAATAAAAAGCAAGCAGGACAGTTTTCTATGGGAATGAAGCAGAGACTTGGAATTGCAATTGCACTCCTGAATAAACCTAAATTGCTAATTTTGGATGAGCCTACAAACGGTCTAGATCCTCTCGGAATACAAGATTTACGTGAGTTAATACGTTCTTTCCCAGCGCAGGGAATGACAGTCATCCTCTCCAGTCATATATTGTCCGAGGTTGAACTTATTGCAGACCATATCGGCATTATAAGCAATGGGGTAGTCGGATATAACGGCAAAATCAACCCCGGCGAAGATTTGGAAGTACTTTTCACAGAGGTTGTGAAAAAGAATAGGAAGGAGGATTTATAATGCTTAAATATTTACAGGCTGAAAATTTGAAGTACAAGGGAACATTTCTAAAAAAACTGATTCTTATCGCACCTATAGTTACTTTGTTATTCGGAGCTTCATCTGGACAATGGTTTCAAGCCAATAGCTTCAATTGGTGGTACATGATGATACTACCGGGATATATTTCAATAATGGCAGTAATGACTAACGAAAAGGAGCAAAAAAAGTTGCGCTATAGGGCTGTATTTGGTCTACCAATTTCTTTGAAAAAAGTATGGATTTCAAAAGTTCTGGTAAATTGTATTTATATGACTCTCTCATGCATGATTTTGTCAGTTGGAATTATTTTAGGTGGCTACTATTTCTCTATTATAATCCCCTTTTCTCGAGTAATTGTCGCAGTAGTTTTGATCTCAGTTACATCTTTATGGCAAATTCCACTTTGTATGTTTTTAGCGAAGAAACTTGGAATGATAGGGGCTGTTTTGATAAATGTAGGGAGCTTGTTTGTATTAGGTGATTTGACTGTATTAACATCAATGTGGTGGATTTGTCCTTATAGCTGGACATCACGTATTATGTGTCCCGTTCTTGGATATCTTCCAAATGGACTTAAGGCAGAAATGGGATCGTCACTACTAAATCCGAGTGTGATTCCAATTGGAATTATTCTGTCCCTTATTCTGTTTACCTTATTATTAATTGTTACTGCTAATTGGTTTGGAAAACAGGAGGTTAATTAATATGATTGCTTTAATTAGGTGTATAAAATCGGATTTTTATAAATTAGGACATACTTCTATTCCGTGGATTCATTTACTTATTCCACTAGCAGGAGCGCTTATATTTTTATTATATTACCATACGACATCAAAGAACTCAATTACTGATATAGAAG
Encoded here:
- a CDS encoding lantibiotic protection ABC transporter ATP-binding protein; the encoded protein is MNNYILQTKNLCKTFKKQRAVNNISLSIEKNSVYGLLGPNGAGKSTLLKMITGMLHPTSGEIIFEDHAWSRNDLSNIGVLIESPPLYENLTAIENLKVRTILLGLPDSRIKEVLETVDLKNTNKKQAGQFSMGMKQRLGIAIALLNKPKLLILDEPTNGLDPLGIQDLRELIRSFPAQGMTVILSSHILSEVELIADHIGIISNGVVGYNGKINPGEDLEVLFTEVVKKNRKEDL
- a CDS encoding cold-shock protein; translation: MITGIVKWYDANRGYGFISAQDGEDVFVHHLSIKEEGPRKDLHEGEEVQFDVVDGLKGPQASNVQKF
- a CDS encoding cell wall hydrolase, whose translation is MNKKLNSVMMALVVIMCFSFTSVYADSTSDKANIQQVKVQRRNLESKVEIMNSQLKTIMAKINKNETNITIAQKDIKQTKVKLVKAEVDIKAEQIIFDKRMRAMYMNGSASYIDIMLGADGIDDFISRLENIKTIVNFDQKAIGDMKTKEASINLKKVALEKGNTKLLSLRADNKEDLAILTKQKSDQNLLALKLDALENKYGAQLVIDEAIVARQALEAKQVGKSVKASSSNTVQDSNIVIKNAAIKYTASDLDLLARLITAEAGGESYNAQVAVGAVVINRVRSGSFPNSISAVINDKANGVYQFTPVLNGNINRTAQAGTMKAAIEALSGTDPTNNSMYFYSGSTPPGSPKSASIRIDHLTFLGM
- a CDS encoding lantibiotic immunity ABC transporter MutE/EpiE family permease subunit yields the protein MLKYLQAENLKYKGTFLKKLILIAPIVTLLFGASSGQWFQANSFNWWYMMILPGYISIMAVMTNEKEQKKLRYRAVFGLPISLKKVWISKVLVNCIYMTLSCMILSVGIILGGYYFSIIIPFSRVIVAVVLISVTSLWQIPLCMFLAKKLGMIGAVLINVGSLFVLGDLTVLTSMWWICPYSWTSRIMCPVLGYLPNGLKAEMGSSLLNPSVIPIGIILSLILFTLLLIVTANWFGKQEVN
- a CDS encoding response regulator produces the protein MNIKPLILIVEDDKPIQKFMKISLEAQGYKCMETESGNTAITLIFSHNPDIIVLDLGLPDIDGLDVIEKVREFTKAKIIVVSARGHEREKVEVLDRGADDYLTKPFSVAEFLARIRVALRHFNQNINLQGNELSVFVVKNLKIDFEKRRVTILDKEIHLTPMEYKLIELMSKHSGRVLTHRFIVDEIWGNYFENDTHSLRVFMANIRRKIESDPAQPQYILTEVGVGYRLIDE
- a CDS encoding multicopper oxidase domain-containing protein translates to MSVRHYVLAATDGFIELPTSPELPPVETERRKVYVFGFVGGLFKINNKVVNEDLDWTNPSNFPKFKELIGTATIPSPMVCGKIGDKVYITLINLGMPTAGIMDTHTVHMHGAHVATQVDGFPETSFGVPMWMDFDRKPPVATYLFDTQHAGTYMYHCHVEASEHIQMGMYGGLVVYPSMKSLALAGITKSPGCGWLYKGKLQEHISKTATNRNFAYNDIRSYFDKEYVMLLSDIDTRWHDSVEAGGNFNPVDFKPDFWLVNGRAFPDTLLPHPLTSKVGSGKKVSPINYESYVHVKTGEMFLLRMINMGYQVVPWHIHGWHFTVVGKDAEPSPFLIISEKLELHGHEGLERGFTATIGSGETFDLLIEAEDKRPEYRNYIVNGQDCIASVCKQMRKINIIDPNAIADIPTQPVNINNIQTVNYVEICNEPSCDNDNFFPQFYPMHNHDDYKVTNNGVYPGGQLTYIQTDAPDKKPCHTNE